The DNA segment ATTTTAATTAGTGTTGCATGTTAATTATTTGCTAATTTTCAATCCATTGTTTCTCATTTTTCTATAGAaaacaaaattacaagaaaaaagacGTTGCATTGCAGTATCTAACCAAACAAAATATTGTCCGTTCTTCTTCACCTACTTTTCACAGGAACCAAACAACGCcagaatgttaaaattttataaacagaAAATGCATGCAAGGACCTAAACGATCATTTCCACTGCCCCCTCCCCCCATTCATGATCACAGTAACAAAAATgcaggaaaaaaaaatcaaaacaagcaGCAGATCATTACAACTACAATATCTAAAAttcaaaaagataaaagaaacgaTTTGACTGAAGTCAAGAAATTTTCACAGAGAAATGCAACTCTCATTAAAGCAAAAACaaggattttcatgaaataaattgaagaagaaaacaaaaagaagtaaaaaaaaattaactgttTACCTTCACAAGATATGAGCTGCTTTGATTCTGAGAATTTTGAGCTTTCTCCCAAGAGCTCTGATTTTGTTAAGATTACACAATTGTTAGTGTATAAAAGACTATTTATTATTGTCTACTTTCAGGGAATTATTTAAGGGTGCAATTACTTTGACACCTGGTAATATTAGACGGATATGATTGTATCTTGAGATTGAgtctaaatatgatattattatattttatatttttttggaattgatttgatattaatatattttatatttatataaattgataaattattttatgaatcatTTTCATTATGTTATCTATAGTTACGTGACCATAAATGATGTGGtggaaaaaatttataaaataaattttcatttaaacttaatttatttaatgtaaaatataaacttaaaattttaatttttatattataatattataaattattttaaatttaatttttatacttttaatttctatttattaaaagtagcataataaaatatattataaacttaaaaaaattaaaaaaaaattcaaatttggaCTTTCAATATTTAAGTTaagtttgaattaattttttcatgaaagtttatttttttggatttaatatctttaaataaaaattttcaaatttcgaaTAAATCTTGTATGTGATAACTCAATCATTAAACaaattacataataaaaataaataaataaacaaaatactgTACAATTTAAGGAGTTTATGGATGAAGTTGCGACctgaaaattattttgttttattgtcAGTTAAAGTGTAATAGTTTGTGTCActatctaaaataatattaaagaatatttgtatgattaaaataaaataattattaaattaaatgaaataatattttttttccttattttaaaaattaataatttcatttatttttaagctttttaattaaaaatgtgtttttattttattaatttataattaaatttaagtaatgtaaaagtgaaaattttaactttaaccttaatttttttattttaatcttaaaacaaaatttttagcttGATTCCTACATATAGtaatccaaaacaaaaaaaaacctcaatCCTTATACAAGTTTACACACATAAAAACTTGCAAAATACATAcacatattaatataatataaaattattaatagatcaaaatttatataaatataaaatatttaaaacctttcTCGTTAAAAGTCTAAAGAAATCTGAACAGATTGGCCAATTGGAGTACTAATTTAGGATAAGGAATTGCAATGGTTGaattgcttttatttttaattttttaataatttaattaattgaaccAATTGGATCAATTGAATAGTTTATCAAAATATAcctacaaaatattaaaaaataaatatactcgAACTTAAAATCTGAATCCGAAtaacataataattaattataagggCAGGAAAGCAGATATCGGAACTCAGATTCATAATGCTGAACTTCAACCATTTTGGCAAACTGGTATTTAGATTCTTTGTTTAAACAATCCATAATGGATGTTTTCAAAGACCCAGAACGCGGCAATTGGCTATAAACCCATTCCACCAACGATTCCATGTCGTCCGCGAAATCTTTCATATGCCATTGCAGTAGCTTCGGCAATGAAACCTTCTTCTTGCTCGTAATTCCGACCGATGCTTCCAAATAATCAACTTTTGCTTTCCCCAGTTCGTTCACTACTTCATCCGCTGTATAGATCCTTAActgcattttcattttcattactttcATGTATCCAACACTAACATCCGAGTTCAAATAATATGAAAAAGACTTACTGCTGGTGAGGACCACGTGCCTCGGCACAGGGCGAAAGTTACATTGGGTTCTGGATACCCCAAACCATATGCATGTCTTAGTAGCATTTCTTTCTCATCCATTGGACCCTTCCAATGTCAAATCACATCAATGAAAAATCTGTTATAATTCGAATagattttcgttttttttttcttaattacatattaaattcaCGATTGAATAGATacaatgaaataaatataaatacatacatatatatatatgcaagaggtaaattgtaaacaatgTGTATATTGACTCACATATTCTGATTCACATGGATGGCGAAGAATGAAGTGCTCAATGGCTAAAGCATTCAGTACTATACCGCCCACATTCAATGCAGCCTGCACCATCAAAGccaaatgaatttataattattatttatattataattatggATAATagctatatatattaaaaaagaacACGAAACCACAAAATAATGGGCTGATAGTGATAACAAGTCTACCTTATTCATAAGTGCTAATAATTTCTCTTGTGTGGAAGGTAGCCCATGTTCAAGAAATACCTGAAATTGTGATTAAAGTATAATTAAGACATTTTGCTGCTTTTAATTTGATGATCATATTattctaaaatacatatatttttttgagttttaaagGTGTCTTACAGTACATGCATAATACAGGCATTGTAGATATTGATCCAAAATGCCAGCTTTTGCTTGTAGGTTAAGAATGTCAAGTCAACATTAGATAATCTATGCAACAATATCCTGTAAAACAATGGAAttatattaaagtaaagtaaaaggattaaattgtgagaaTCGTAGGGTTTAGGGCGTACATACCTCAACTTTCCAATTGGTGCTAAGCAATCAGAGAATCGAGTGAGATCGAAGGAATGTCTTGTGATTTGGATGAAGTTCTTGTAATCCCCAATATCTCTAAAAAGGCCATCAAATTCTGGGATTATACCGTAAGGATCAATGTTTGATGAATTTTGATTGAAGCCAAAAATGGGTGATTTGAAGTTAATCAATGAGTTCTTTGCCGAGTATCCTCTCGAAGCCATGCAAGAGAAGCTAAGCTTTGCTACAATGGCGGATCCTTCTTTATCTTGTGATCCCTGCTGGTTCAATTCAAGAAATATGCCTATTAAACATCTCACAAGTTCTTCCGACAGTTCATTTGGTTTGTCATTGATGATCGGGCATTGCTTTTGAATTCTCCATGTTTGTAATTTCTTTGATCGTTGATTAACTTCTCctgctaaaaaaaaaaaaacaaagctcTTAAAATTTGATCATGGATACCtttaaatcatcatcatcatcatcatcataaacTTACCAGTAGAGCATTGTGAGGAAGACAAGGTTAGGATATCTGAAGCAGAACCCATGGAGGCTCGCCTATGGCTTTTAATTCTCCTTTTTCTGAGGATATCATAATTTTGGGATCTGGTTCGTTGATTTAGATCATCGTCGTCATTTCTCGGTGGTTTGCATATGAGCTGATTCTGTTGTTGCCGGATTTTCCATTGTTGGGTTAGTTTTTTCTCTTGATACAGTTTCATTTTCAGGTCATCGATTTTTCTCTCCAGCCAAACAATCTCTTCTTCAACCGTTGCTAGTTCAGCAAGAAGTGCCTGAACCTGacgtaaaatttaaaaagtacgtATACAATATTGGAAGTGTCAATTGCAATTTAGTGCGCATCTGTCAGGTCATTACAATTTGTTATAAATTAAATACTGCCATTAGTCCCTGTAATTTATGAAAGttataaatttagtccttatactttaatttgatatttttagactttatacttttcaaattttaaaattctaatccTCACCGAAcaataactattaaatttattaagttctgCTATTTCCAAAACTAATGCGTAGACATATTATCATTTGTGTAATGCTATGTAGGCATGTTATTTTCACATAGTACTcactaaaaatttcaataaatggATTAATGACTGCCATTTATGccaagatttaaattttaaatttcaaatttcaaaaagtatagggattTAAAATGATTCAATTAGAGGACATGAATTAAATCTATGCCTGTATGTATACAAgacttataattaaatttaactaaataaatttaactattactaTTTGGATTagaaccaaaatttcaaaaaatacaaaaattaaaattgaccaattaaaaaaaatataagaactaaaattgatccaaataaaatataattattaaatcctTAACTTTCACAAAATACAGGAACTTTCTGGGCCACTCCCACATATAGTTTTATAtccatattttatttgaaaactaCTAATAAGTTGATCcatgtatataaaattattttaattttacacttAGGTCTATCTTTCCCATATATATGggttattattaaaatatgattaaaatatgataaaagtttatgcaatttttataaatttgaaatttaaaatccataaaataaaggaaccaaatttctaaaaataaaaatataaagattaaattctagATTTGTggcatatatatttattatagatAAATAGATAGATATAGGTTGAAATCTAGTTTTAGTCTTTtattatgttgatatttgatatttaatctctctatttaaattatatatttttttatgaaattttaattttttttctctatttttataatattattaattactatattcaaatggatattaacattatttaattatttacaattttttctttcaaacaattttatgtattcgattaaaatgaaaatttattattaattaagggtaattgattaaattttaatattactcTAACTGtatcattaaataataataaaagaaatccaTATCATCAAGTATTATTAATTTTAACCTTctaataacattattaaaaatatattatcaaattatgtgattaaattctaaattttaaataaaataaaatgataattacacCTGTATATATGATTTTagtatatatactaaaaatataaaaaaatacataaaatgttTTAATAAGTAAAACATATCGTTTTTTTtctgtatttaaaataaaaaatggataaGAAATAGATGGATGGATGGATAAATCGGGTTTTAGTTCAACCATCCTAAATAAATTCTAGTGTACTGAATCTGCATCATCCATATGTGTGTATATACATAAATGCACTTACTTGAGACGGAAGCAACGGTGGGAGCAATGGCGGCTGCTGCGACAATGACAGCGGCGAAGCCTCAAGCGCCCGCCGCAAAACCCTGTTCACTTCTTTCTCTTCATCTAATTCCGCTTGCAATTTATCGACCTGTTTGTCAACAAACACTCACTAGATCCTTAAAAATACTCCATTAATTCCTgcattaacaaaaaaatttaaataatggaGCTCAAATGCTTACCTCTTCTTGAAGctcaatcttcttcttcttttcctcagTTCGTTCCATCAAAAAATCTTCGAATTTCATCGTCTTCTTCAATAACACAGATTTCAGTTTTGAAATTCATCCAAGATAAAATCGATCTATATAGAAAGAGATTATATTCGGGATGACGCCATTAATGGAAGCGAAAAATTGGAGGGAAGAAGCGGTGGAGGTGATTGGGCGGTGAGTTGTAAAATGGATTTGAAGAGCATGGCCATctcatgaatttatttaattgttggaAAACTGGAAAGTTTATAAAATTGCAGACGTGAAGTCCATGAACAGTCAACACATTCGTGGCTtcaactctttttaaaaaaaataataatttagtgtAATTATTTTAATCTAgtgttttggttggaaaataattagaaaaagaaaaagaaaatggattaGGAGAAAAAGGAATTTTTCCAATGAGTTGAGCTATTATAACTGATTCATTAAATTGGTTGAAAAGTAAAACAaattcattatgaatttttaattaattaatttattttataattgagaAAGAAACAAGATTTCGAGAGATCAAACCTAAATTTTCTATACCTACAACACAATATTTTTGTTATAGGCTTAATATaagttttattattagtttttagagaatttttattattgttttgcttttataatttttatttaattattattgcacGATAATTAAGAATTACTAGTTTAACAAGGAGTTATTCAATGACTAAATCCGTGGTTAATGAAAACTGAAAATTTAAACCTAAACATAGAATTAGCGTctcaattaaaaacttaaatataatgccTTTGCTAATTTCAATAGGAGAAATAAGTAGAAAATTGcttattaattaataatgtaaGGGAGAGATTTCCTTATACTTGTTTAAAATTTAAGcggttatattttaataatttaattatcatattccatattattttcatatggataataTGTTTGgcataaattagaaaaatttaactatttgtttgatattaataacttttaatcgttaattatatatttatatagataaTGTTTTAGATTcagatcaatttaaaaatttatatgcatattaattacaaatatcttaataaattcaatagttaaatagttaaattgttaattataaaaattacaaaaaaatataaaaaacataactTTAATTTTACACAACCCTAAAATATGTTAACTAAATCAATtatgtttttatagattttagcttaggaatttatgttattattagaatgcaaaatatatataatacttttTAGAATACAATAAATTACTATTTAAAGACAGAATGGAgattctcttctttctttttgtttaagtAAATAAATCATATTTCAATTATGGTAATTAGTCAAATATTGGTGTGTTTTCTCTTTTAAAATGAAAGATTAGTTGAGACATGGCAAGGAATATATTAAGTAATATTGGATAAGATATGATTTATGGTAGTAAAAAgtagggataaaatttaaaattacacaCAAATTTTGATtcagggtgggtttggatggttGGTGTGTTTAtttacggttagtgtaaaaataacggtgACAGTAAAATTAGATGCTGTAGCGATACTGTAaagtgagacaaaaagtaagctaaacacaCTGCACCCCATCGCCCATCTAAACCCACtattaatgtgcaattgtatatataaactttaatttagtGCAATTGTACATATGAAACTCTGATTATGGTTCAAATGTACATTTGAAACTTCaatattgatttaatcatacacatttaaagaaacaaatacatcaatttatttttatattgaataaatataattatttatgtatacaatatatgaacataaaataattttatattaataattgtgttaataatttaccaGGACTGgattaaatcacaatttcatgtatataattgtacATTAAActataattcatatataattttgagatttatctctaaaaaataatataaatttataaaaaaatataatatgaaatatattcttaaaaaattaaattatataaatatgaattattaatataTCTAACTTTATAgagatatatatttttaatatgaaacagcAATAATAAGAATACATGAGAGAGAATGTTGACTTGAGTCGCTTTTCGAGTCAAGGGTGCGTTTGGTAGTTTtgtttattaattgttatttatttatttatttatgtgatgCGTCTAATCAGAAGTGCGTTTGGTAAAGCCGAAATGTTAGCTCCACAGATTCTTTTCTTGCATAAAGAAATTTCAAATAATgtgagaaaaacaaaaaaaggtctaaaaattctaaaatcgcCGTCTGTGGGAATCGAACCCACGACCACGTGGTTAAAAGCCACGCGCTCTACCGGCTGAGCTAAGACGGCTGTTGATACTGCTCAGCTTATTAAAGGTTTTTTCTTAGTGTTAATTTTTGGCTAAGAGAAAATTATGAAGAAATATTAACTGAAATTACATGCATTTACTCATTAAATCAAGTACTTTGGTACAATAGGTAGcgttaattatatataatattagacGAAAATTTAATGAGTTATGATAATCTactataaatatttttcttaaaatgtatggctaccaaaaaaaaaaaaaaactaggtcttttaataattaaatttaaatcaacatgttttattgattaaataataattcatatttaaattataaaagttttgttGGTTAAATGGTAATTTAAT comes from the Gossypium hirsutum isolate 1008001.06 chromosome A06, Gossypium_hirsutum_v2.1, whole genome shotgun sequence genome and includes:
- the LOC107962024 gene encoding uncharacterized protein isoform X2 produces the protein MKFEDFLMERTEEKKKKIELQEEVDKLQAELDEEKEVNRVLRRALEASPLSLSQQPPLLPPLLPSQVQALLAELATVEEEIVWLERKIDDLKMKLYQEKKLTQQWKIRQQQNQLICKPPRNDDDDLNQRTRSQNYDILRKRRIKSHRRASMGSASDILTLSSSQCSTGEVNQRSKKLQTWRIQKQCPIINDKPNELSEELVRCLIGIFLELNQQGSQDKEGSAIVAKLSFSCMASRGYSAKNSLINFKSPIFGFNQNSSNIDPYGIIPEFDGLFRDIGDYKNFIQITRHSFDLTRFSDCLAPIGKLRILLHRLSNVDLTFLTYKQKLAFWINIYNACIMHVFLEHGLPSTQEKLLALMNKAALNVGGIVLNALAIEHFILRHPCESEYGPMDEKEMLLRHAYGLGYPEPNVTFALCRGTWSSPALRIYTADEVVNELGKAKVDYLEASVGITSKKKVSLPKLLQWHMKDFADDMESLVEWVYSQLPRSGSLKTSIMDCLNKESKYQFAKMVEVQHYESEFRYLLSCPYN
- the LOC107962024 gene encoding uncharacterized protein isoform X3 — encoded protein: MKFEDFLMERTEEKKKKIELQEEVDKLQAELDEEKEVNRVLRRALEASPLSLSQQPPLLPPLLPSQVQALLAELATVEEEIVWLERKIDDLKMKLYQEKKLTQQWKIRQQQNQLICKPPRNDDDDLNQRTRSQNYDILRKRRIKSHRRASMGSASDILTLSSSQCSTEVNQRSKKLQTWRIQKQCPIINDKPNELSEELVRCLIGIFLELNQQGSQDKEGSAIVAKLSFSCMASRGYSAKNSLINFKSPIFGFNQNSSNIDPYGIIPEFDGLFRDIGDYKNFIQITRHSFDLTRFSDCLAPIGKLRILLHRLSNVDLTFLTYKQKLAFWINIYNACIMHVFLEHGLPSTQEKLLALMNKAALNVGGIVLNALAIEHFILRHPCESEYGPMDEKEMLLRHAYGLGYPEPNVTFALCRGTWSSPALRIYTADEVVNELGKAKVDYLEASVGITSKKKVSLPKLLQWHMKDFADDMESLVEWVYSQLPRSGSLKTSIMDCLNKESKYQFAKMVEVQHYESEFRYLLSCPYN
- the LOC107962024 gene encoding uncharacterized protein isoform X1, which gives rise to MKFEDFLMERTEEKKKKIELQEEVDKLQAELDEEKEVNRVLRRALEASPLSLSQQPPLLPPLLPSQVQALLAELATVEEEIVWLERKIDDLKMKLYQEKKLTQQWKIRQQQNQLICKPPRNDDDDLNQRTRSQNYDILRKRRIKSHRRASMGSASDILTLSSSQCSTAGEVNQRSKKLQTWRIQKQCPIINDKPNELSEELVRCLIGIFLELNQQGSQDKEGSAIVAKLSFSCMASRGYSAKNSLINFKSPIFGFNQNSSNIDPYGIIPEFDGLFRDIGDYKNFIQITRHSFDLTRFSDCLAPIGKLRILLHRLSNVDLTFLTYKQKLAFWINIYNACIMHVFLEHGLPSTQEKLLALMNKAALNVGGIVLNALAIEHFILRHPCESEYGPMDEKEMLLRHAYGLGYPEPNVTFALCRGTWSSPALRIYTADEVVNELGKAKVDYLEASVGITSKKKVSLPKLLQWHMKDFADDMESLVEWVYSQLPRSGSLKTSIMDCLNKESKYQFAKMVEVQHYESEFRYLLSCPYN